A genomic stretch from Ovis canadensis isolate MfBH-ARS-UI-01 breed Bighorn chromosome 5, ARS-UI_OviCan_v2, whole genome shotgun sequence includes:
- the OR2T1 gene encoding olfactory receptor 2T1 has product MEEYNTSSTDFTFIGLFNRKETSGLLFAIISIIFFTALMANGVMIFLIHTDSHLHTPMYFLLSHLSFIDMMYISTIVPKMLVDYLLDQRTITFVGCTAQHFLYLTLVGAEFFLLGLMAYDRYVAICNPLRYPILMSRRVCWMIIAGSWFGGSLDGFLLTPITMSFPFCNSQEINHFFCEAPAVLKLACADTALYETVMYVCCVLMLLIPFSVVIASYAQILTTVHRMSSVEGRKKAFATCSSHMTVVTLFYGAAMYTYMLPHSYHRPEQDKVFSVFYTILTPMLNPLIYSLRNKDVTGAMKRVLGRFKGTQRVSGGAF; this is encoded by the coding sequence ATGGAAGAGTACAACACATCTTctacagactttactttcatagGGTTGTTCAATAGAAAGGAAACATCAGGCCTACTTTTTGCCATCATCTCTATTATCTTTTTTACTGCACTGATGGCCAACGGGGTCATGATATTTCTGATCCACACTGATTCacacctccacacccccatgtacttcctACTTAGCCACCTCTCCTTCATCGACATGATGTACATCTCCACCATTGTGCCCAAGATGTTGGTAGACTACCTGCTGGATCAAAGGACCATCACCTTTGTGGGATGCACAGCTCAACACTTCCTCTACCTCACCCTTGTGGGAGCTGAGTTCTTCCTGTTGGGTctcatggcctatgaccgctatgtggccatctgtaacCCGCTCCGCTATCCAATCCTAATGAGCCGCCGTGTTTGCTGGATGATTATAGCAGGTTCCTGGTTTGGGGGCTCTTTAGATGGCTTTCTTCTAACTCCCATAACAATGAGTTTCCCCTTCTGCAACTCTCAGGAGATTAACCATTTCTTCTGTGAGGCACCTGCAGTCCTGAAATTGGCTTGCGCAGACACAGCTCTCTATGAGACAGTTATGTATGTGTGTTGTGTCTTGATGCTGCTGATTCCTTTCTCTGTGGTGATTGCCTCCTATGCTCAAATCCTGACCACAGTCCACCGCATGAgctcagtggaagggagaaagaaggcaTTTGCCACCTGCTCATCTCACATGACAGTGGTGACCTTGTTCTATGGGGCTGCCATGTACACGTACATGCTGCCACACTCTTACCACAGGCCAGAACAAGACAAAGTCTTCTCTGTGTTCTACACCATCCTCACACCCATGCTTAATCCACTCATCTACAGTTTGAGAAACAAAGATGTGACTGGAGCTATGAAGAGGGTACTGGGAAGGTTCAAGGGTACACAGAGAGTGTCGGGGGGTGCTTTTTGA